The genomic window TGGCACGCGGTAAGCAGGAATGGGACAAGCGCGAAACCTTGCGCCGCAAGCAAGACCAGCGGGAGGCTGAGCGCGCCGTTGCCGAGGCACGCAAGCGGGCACGCTAGCGCGGGTAGATGACCCGAAGCGCACAGCTTTTGGCACGATCGTGCACGTTGGCTTAACACGCCCCGTCCCGTCAGTTTTCGTGGTTGGCTTAACCTATGACTAGCGCATGGTTAATCGACATGGACGGCGTCCTCGTCCACGAAGGAATGGCTTTAGACGGGGCGAAAGAATTCCTAGAGCGTCTTGACGAGCACGGCATCCCACACCTGATCTTGACCAACAACTCGATCTTCACCACACGTGACCTGTCAGCGCGTCTGGCGACGTCGGGCTTGAACGTACCCCCGGAACGCATCTGGACGTCCGCATTGGCTACCGCCAAGTTCCTCGCGGGCCAGACGGAGAACCGGCGCGCCTTCGTCGTCGGGGAAGCGGGCCTGACTACCGCGCTGTACGAGGAAGGCTTTGTGATGACGTCGGCTGAACCCGATTTCGTGGTTCTTGGCGAAACACGCACCTATTCCTTCGAGCTCTTGACTAAAGCGATCCGCCTGATCCAAGACGGGGCGCGCTTCATCGCGACGAATCCGGATCCGACCGGCCCCTCTGCCGACGGCGACATACCGGCCACCGGCGCAGTGGCAGCAATGATCGAGAAGGCAACTGGCCGGCAGCCTTTCTTCGTCGGCAAGCCGAACCCGGTGATGTTGCGCAACGGACTGAATAAGATCGGCGCGCATTCGGAGGAGACGTCGATTGTGGGGGATCGGATGGATACCGACATTCAGGCAGGCGTGGAGACCGGCCTGACTACCCACCTCGTGCTGACCGGGTCGACGAAGCGCAAGGACATCGTGCGCTACCCGTACCGCCCTGACCACGTCCATGAATCGATCAGGGATGTGATCGAGTTTATTTAACGACGCCGTCTTCGGCGGGTAGCGTACCTGGGGAAGTAGCCAGCCCTGGGAAGTGCGCGATCACTTGCTTGGCCACCGGGTCTATCGTGATGTGCCCGCCGTAAGGCAGCACGACCTGTGGGCGGGTGTGACCGAAAGGAAGATTCAGACACACCGGCATATCCTGACGGTAAAGCGAAAGATTGGATAGCACGTACTCGGTGTAGGCATCGCGGCGGGATTGCAGGACTGGCGGGGGAGCCGGAGCGTCCCGGTCGTCGACGACAGGCCGGGCGAAGACGAGCCCGGCAGCCGCTTCGAGGTAGCCGCGCTCTCCGAACGCCCGAATCCAGCGCCCTACCGTGTCCGCAGGCGGGATGAGCTCGGAGGTTTCAAACAAAAGGATCGCCCCTTCGAGCTCGGCAGCTGAGGGTAAGCGATCTGCCATCGCCAGCTGGTCAAGGACCTCCAGGCAGCCACCCCACGTGGGTCCGGTGACGGCGTCGTCACTGCCAAGAAACTCGACGGGGAGGGCTGGACCGCGCGGAGAGTCCTCCGTGAGTGCCTTGGGGCTTGACCAGTCGAAACCGAAGTCCTGCGAGTCTGCGGGGATGGGGATCACGGTGTCGCCCTGGCCGAAAAGCGCCGCGCGGAGGGTGAACAGGTGCTCGGCGTCGACAAGCGATCCAGGGCCGAAATGTACCTGCGTGGCGCCGCCGTGGTAGGCGGACACGCCGTTGGCCCATAGCCAGTTGAGGATATTCGTATTATCGGAGTAGCCAAAAAATGGTTTGGGGTCAGCCTGCGGGAGGGCCGGATCGAGGTGCGGGACGACGCGGATGAGATCGTCGCCGCCCACGGTTGTCAGGATCGCGCGGATCTCTGGATCAGCGAACGCAGCGTTCACGTCCGCGGCGCGTTCTGCCACGCTGGCATTCATTTTGCGGGTGGTAGGATACTCAACCACCTCGACGTCGAGAAGCCGCTCAAGGCGCTCGACCGCCTGCACGTGAATCTGCGGGAAGTAGGCCGGCGCAGCCCAGGCAGGGGAGAGAAGGGCGACCTTGTCACCAGGATTGATCGTCTTCGGAGCCAGCATCTTGTTAGTCATGCTGTGATAGTACCCTTGAAGCTAGTGAAAACACGGATGGGGCAGGGAACGGACTGCGCCATCGCGCGGGAAGGTGGAAGAAATAATGCCGCGAGCTATCTTCGACGACGTCGCACGCGCGCGTCGCATCCTCTTCTACGGCGTTACGGGTTCCGGCAAATCTACGGCGGCAACCCGATTTGGGCAGGCGCGTGGGTTGCCGGTCGTGCTGGTTGACGACGCCGTCGGGTGGCTTCCAGCGGACGTAGCGCCATGGACCAACAGGGATGACGAGGCCATGCGTGCCATTGCCGCCGACTTAGCGGCGGAAGAGGAGTGGGTATTCGACTCGGCCTATAGCCAGTTTCGCGATGTCGTCTATGGACGTGCGCAGCTCATGATCGCACTTGACTACCCACGGTGGCTGTCACTTAGCCGGCTAGTGCGGCGCACGTGGCGGCGTGTGGTCGACGGGGATGAGGTCTGCAACGGTAACCGCGAAAACTGGAAACAGGTTTTTAGCCGGGACTCGATCCTTCGATGGCACTTTCACTCCTTCGCATCCAAACGCGACAGGATTCGCGAGCTGGAAGCATCACTCACTGGTGTTCCCGTGTTGCGCCTGACCCATCCGCGCCAGCTGGAAGAACTAATAGCGCTCGTGCGTCGTTAGCCGCTGGAAAGCGAGGAGTGGGGAAAGACCCGAGCTCGCGCCTGGCGGTGTGATGGTGACAATAGACGTGAGCGGCGTCGTCGTTGTAAAATGAGTTACAGCTTTCGGGCTGTGTTGATTGACAACTCAATATGGGGATGATCGGTTTCGACGGCGATGACTGCCGAAGGGAAGCGGGTAGAGGATGCAGAGTCATCTCTTAAACGACTCTCTGCAAACAATAACTGCCAACAAGCAGAAGTCTGACTTCGCCCTCGCTGCCTAAGCGCGAGCGCATTTAAAGAAGTCCGTCAGCCTCACGGTGCTTTCGCGTGAGAGTTCTGGCGTCGTTTTTGAAAGCCACTGGATCGGCACTGAGTTACCGGGTGACGATCAACTTTAGGTAACTATGCTCGTCAGCAACTTGTCTGCGTGAGTGCTGGAGCTGAAAACAACGCAAAGCAGGCTGCACCCGGAGAAGTCTTGGGTTTTGCATCGTCGGACGGGAGTTCAATTCTCCCCATCTCCACCACTAGGACGCTCATTTTGATACAAAGTGAGCGTCCTTTTGTTTTGACTTTCGTGAGGGTGCTTCTCACGCGCGTAATTGTGTATTACGATTTACTCATGGGTGAAAAGATCGACGGTAAAGCGGTTACTGAGGAGCAGATTTCTCAGTGGGTTCGTGAGGCTGAAGATGGTTACGACGCCGCACTGCTGAAGAAGCGCGGACGCGGGCGTCCTGGTCGTGGTGCGCAGCCGAGCCAGGTTGTGGCGGTTCGCTTCACGCCTGAAGAGATTGCTGAGTTGGATCGGCGGGCGCAGTCGCGGGAGATGTCGCGCTCGGAGCTGATTCGAGAAGCGGCCTTGTTGTGAGTGTGAAGCTCCATGCTTCCGCACGCAAGCATCAGGTCAATCAGGGTCTGACAGACGACGGGATTATTCTCGCTGCCGAGTTCGCATTATGGGTAGAGCCTCTCGATGACGAGAATCCACAGCGCGAACTCAGGCTCGGCTTTGATGATGCTGGCAGGTTGTTGGAGACCGTTGTTCTCATCTTTGATAGCGGCAATGAACTGATCATCCATGCCATGAAGGCTAGGCCGCAATACATCGCACTTTTGCCATAACTGCCAGTTTTCACGCGATTCCTTGTCCCCTCATTTCGTT from Trueperella pyogenes includes these protein-coding regions:
- a CDS encoding adenylate kinase — translated: MPRAIFDDVARARRILFYGVTGSGKSTAATRFGQARGLPVVLVDDAVGWLPADVAPWTNRDDEAMRAIAADLAAEEEWVFDSAYSQFRDVVYGRAQLMIALDYPRWLSLSRLVRRTWRRVVDGDEVCNGNRENWKQVFSRDSILRWHFHSFASKRDRIRELEASLTGVPVLRLTHPRQLEELIALVRR
- a CDS encoding HAD-IIA family hydrolase → MTSAWLIDMDGVLVHEGMALDGAKEFLERLDEHGIPHLILTNNSIFTTRDLSARLATSGLNVPPERIWTSALATAKFLAGQTENRRAFVVGEAGLTTALYEEGFVMTSAEPDFVVLGETRTYSFELLTKAIRLIQDGARFIATNPDPTGPSADGDIPATGAVAAMIEKATGRQPFFVGKPNPVMLRNGLNKIGAHSEETSIVGDRMDTDIQAGVETGLTTHLVLTGSTKRKDIVRYPYRPDHVHESIRDVIEFI
- a CDS encoding S66 family peptidase gives rise to the protein MTNKMLAPKTINPGDKVALLSPAWAAPAYFPQIHVQAVERLERLLDVEVVEYPTTRKMNASVAERAADVNAAFADPEIRAILTTVGGDDLIRVVPHLDPALPQADPKPFFGYSDNTNILNWLWANGVSAYHGGATQVHFGPGSLVDAEHLFTLRAALFGQGDTVIPIPADSQDFGFDWSSPKALTEDSPRGPALPVEFLGSDDAVTGPTWGGCLEVLDQLAMADRLPSAAELEGAILLFETSELIPPADTVGRWIRAFGERGYLEAAAGLVFARPVVDDRDAPAPPPVLQSRRDAYTEYVLSNLSLYRQDMPVCLNLPFGHTRPQVVLPYGGHITIDPVAKQVIAHFPGLATSPGTLPAEDGVVK
- a CDS encoding CopG family transcriptional regulator: MGEKIDGKAVTEEQISQWVREAEDGYDAALLKKRGRGRPGRGAQPSQVVAVRFTPEEIAELDRRAQSREMSRSELIREAALL